One window of Fusarium keratoplasticum isolate Fu6.1 chromosome 2, whole genome shotgun sequence genomic DNA carries:
- a CDS encoding 4a-hydroxytetrahydrobiopterin dehydratase — MPLLRPSTRLPGLLRQASTMAQPRFSAGTDAASVTPALKALLTSDGGRWTLAKDGAALERQFKFKTFAKTWDFMTGVALQCKIKNHHPEWSNVYNTTFVRWTTHNPAGLSDKDIDMAAQCDTLAAQLGELPPEPVPEAAVEAEGQSCAIRGLADRAAGAAGDCCTPKSK, encoded by the exons CCCGGTCTCCTCCGTCAAGCTTCAACCATGGCCCAGCCACGATTCTCTGCCGGCACCGACGCCGCGAGCGTCACGCCAGCCCTCAAGGCTCTGCTCACATCCGACGGCGGACGGTGGACGCTTGCCAAGGATGGTGCGGCGCTGGAGAGGCAGTTCAAGTTTAAGACTTTTGCAAAGACGTGG GACTTCATGACAGGTGTGGCACTCCAATGCAAGATTAAAAACCACCACCCAGAGTGGTCTAAT GTCTACAACACCACCTTTGTCCGCTGGACGACCCACAACCCAGCCGGCCTCTCAGACAAGGATATCGACATGGCTGCCCAGTGTGACACTCTCGCCGCGCAGCTAGGCGAGCTGCCCCCGGAGCCAGTGCCCGAGGCGGCGGTCGAGGCGGAGGGGCAGAGCTGCGCGATCCGAGGGCTGGCTGATCgggctgctggtgctgcagGAGACTGCTGTACGCCAAAGAGTAAATGA